GACGATTAGAGAAGTCCGGTCGGCAAGGAATAAGGAACAAGATGTGAGATTCCTTGCCACCTGGACGCCGACCAACGGGAGGCACTTATGTATCCAGCAGCATTTGATTACCAGAAGGCAGCCAGTGTGGATGAGGCCCTGAGGGCCCTGGCCGACAATCCGGACTTGAAGGTGATTGCGGGCGGGCATTCGCTTTTGCCGGCCATGAAGTTGCGCCTGGCGCAGCCCCCAGCCCTGCTGGACATCTGGGGAATCGAGGAGTTGAAGGGCATTAAGGAGGAAGGGGGCTGGTTCGTGGTGGGGGCCATGACCACGCACTTCGAGGTGCTGACCAGCACCCTGCCGCTTTTTCACGAGGTGGCCGGCTGGGTGGGTGACCCGATGGTGCGTCACCGCGGCACCATTGGCGGCAGCCTCGCCCACGCCGACCCCAGCGCCGACTACCCGGCGGCTGCCCTGGCCACGGGGGCGGAGTTCGTGATTCGCGGGCCGGGCGGCGAACGCACCGTGAAGGCCGACGACATGTTCAGAGG
This DNA window, taken from Deinococcus fonticola, encodes the following:
- a CDS encoding FAD binding domain-containing protein, producing MYPAAFDYQKAASVDEALRALADNPDLKVIAGGHSLLPAMKLRLAQPPALLDIWGIEELKGIKEEGGWFVVGAMTTHFEVLTSTLPLFHEVAGWVGDPMVRHRGTIGGSLAHADPSADYPAAALATGAEFVIRGPGGERTVKADDMFRGMFESAVETGELLTHIRVPKTMTAYAYEKYRHPASHYAIVGVAVAKHADGQIRAAYTGAGEKAERLPQLEERLNAGQDAGTGLVDAGGLLGDRFASAEYRAHLVDVLAGRAAARIK